Within the Arthrobacter sp. UKPF54-2 genome, the region TGTTCAGCCCGTCGGCGAGGAATGCAAATACGTCCTCGGGTGAACGGTTGATGGTGAGGTCGTTCTCGGCGTGAGCCACGGCTGCCCCTCATAGTTTTCCGGCTGCCGGTTCCTGGACTGAGACGAGCCGACAATGACCACACTCTACTGCGCCGTGTTGTCCCGCCGAGTGGCCCGGCCGCGCCTAGACTTGGCCGAATGACGCCAGAACCAATCCTTGCTGCGAGCGGGAAGAACTCCCTATGCGTCAATGGCGGCATCATCGAGTCGGTCTGGGCGCCGGGGTCGTTTGTCGACGTCGTTGACGCCCGGGACGCGATGCGGGCCACCGCGCTGCTCGCCGAGGCGGGGCGGATGCCCATGCTTTCCGTGATGACGGACGTGGAGATCAGCGCAGCGGCGCGCTACGAGTTCGCCAAGTCGATTGATGTGCTGGCCATCGCCGTGCTGGGATCCAGCGCGGTGGACCGCGTCGTGGCCGCGGCAACCAGCCGGGACACCCAGTACCCGCACGAATTTTTCACGTCCAGGGACGACGCCGTGGCCTGGCTCAACGGGTTCGTCTCCGACTCCGGAGGCCTCAGGCAGGACGAACCCGATTCCACCACGGCGCCGCGCTCCCGTTAAGGCCCTTCTCGACTCCGGCTAAGTCCCCAGGATCAGGCCGGCGAGCTGCCGGGGGCGGCTGATGAACGGCGAATGGCTCGCATCCAGGCTGACCACGGTGGTGCAGCGCTCGCCCATACGTTCCTGAAGCCCGGGACTAAGGGCCCGGTCCTGTTCGCATCTGAGGTAGGTGCTCCCGACGCTTTCCCACGCGATGCGGTCGGGAACCCCACGGCCGTGACCGGGCCGCTGTCGCACGAGCAGCCCGGCAGCGCGCTCGCTGTCGGCTTCGGTGCAGTCGGCATAGAGGACCTCCCGGGCCTTCTCCGGCCGGATGCTGGTGCTCCCATCCTCATGGCGGTGTACCGCTGCGTTCACCAGCGCCCCGGCGCCGCCCAGCAGCGCA harbors:
- a CDS encoding STAS/SEC14 domain-containing protein — protein: MTPEPILAASGKNSLCVNGGIIESVWAPGSFVDVVDARDAMRATALLAEAGRMPMLSVMTDVEISAAARYEFAKSIDVLAIAVLGSSAVDRVVAAATSRDTQYPHEFFTSRDDAVAWLNGFVSDSGGLRQDEPDSTTAPRSR
- a CDS encoding alpha/beta hydrolase, with the protein product MRQKLEVVLVHGLWHQPAHFDRLAEELRGQGATVHIPRLHRGSLAADTSTVQATVDRCLTEPVVVGHSYGGSVITGLDRVRHLVYAAAFVPAAGESGALLGGAGALVNAAVHRHEDGSTSIRPEKAREVLYADCTEADSERAAGLLVRQRPGHGRGVPDRIAWESVGSTYLRCEQDRALSPGLQERMGERCTTVVSLDASHSPFISRPRQLAGLILGT